From Spea bombifrons isolate aSpeBom1 chromosome 6, aSpeBom1.2.pri, whole genome shotgun sequence, a single genomic window includes:
- the ARL6IP5 gene encoding PRA1 family protein 3 gives MDVRVAPLRSWEDFFPALDRFARPDFKDVSKWNNRVVNNLLYYQTNYLVLAAGVISLVGFLSPLSMVLGGTVVVLVFLGFVWSSHNKDIIRRFKKRYPTMFVLSIMLASYFVISLFGGVMVFMFGITFPLLLMFLHASLRLRNVKNKVENKMEEIGLKKTPMGIVLDALEQHEEGISKIADLINKVKE, from the exons ATGGATGTGCGGGTGGCTCCTCTCCGCTCCTGGGAAGATTTCTTCCCTGCTTTAGATCGCTTCGCCCGCCCGGACTTCAAGGACGTCTCCAAATGGAACAACCGGGTGGTCAACAACCTGCTCTACTACCAGACCAACTACCTGGTGCTGGCGGCGGGTGTCATCAGCCTTGTGGG gTTTCTGAGCCCCCTAAGCATGGTACTTGGTGGGACGGTGGTGGTCCTGGTTTTCTTGGGCTTTGTGTGGTCATCGCACAATAAGGACATCATCCGTAGGTTCAAGAAGCGCTACCCTACCATGTTTGTGCTGTCCATCATGCTCGCCAGCTATTTTGTCATCTCCCTGTTCGGAGGCGTGATGGTCTTCATGTTTGGGATCACATTTCCATTGTTGT tgatgTTCCTCCACGCCTCCCTGAGGCTTCGCAACGTGAAGAACAAGGTGGAAAACAAGATGGAGGAAATTGGCTTGAAAAAGACCCCGATGGGGATCGTCCTCGATGCTCTCGAACAACACGAAGAAGGCATTTCTAAGATCGCTGACCTCATTAACAAAGTAAAGGAGTAG
- the LMOD3 gene encoding leiomodin-3 isoform X2, translating into MSQQSQDSDIDELFEDIDEDAILANLSPEELRELQTEMDVLAPDPKVPVGMIQKDQTEKPPTGQFDHRSLIGYLHWEKESSRMLEEERVPVTLLPSERHLAMAKAEETVSQKDNDVVKEDSSKTVEANNEEIEENKVLEENKVLEENTVLEENKVLEENTVLEEDKVLEETPEIVTEANEEVPENICKSVLESDSTSNTESVEQNHESPSTLTQDEVISTADEKESDPEPDKNCVGKAENAFDPPDLSAIKKQIEKVSKLNIPKKLAVDASFIKMSARPSGNQTNLDRTLQNIRENNPDIKEVNLNNIENIPREMLVDFVNALKKNKHVKTFSMANVGADENVAFAIANMLRENRSITTLNIESNFISGKGIIAIIRCLQFNEYLTELRFHNQRHMLGHHAEMEISRLLKANNTLLKMGYHFELPGPRMVVTNLLTRNLDKQRQKRKEEQKQQQIQDQEKIISLLENGYDLGIPPELWEMLRGPLAMERMQPIPEEPTPSISKTPKTRQNKVKPTQVQENQCNSQPPSFQEVKLKKLQTKSTAQKLREQEEKTSLRDMIQLKRARPKTSTSENSQLSEKTNLKDVIKTLKPVPRNRPPPLVNLTPRDELLKDIRHSNVAYLKAVPLPKELE; encoded by the exons ATGTCCCAACAAAGCCAAGATTCGGATATCGACGAGTTGTTTGAGGATATTGACGAAGATGCAATTTTAGCAAATTTGTCTCCGGAAGAACTTAGGGAACTCCAGACCGAAATGGATGTTCTGGCGCCAGATCCAAAAGTACCAGTCGGGATGATACAGAAGGACCAGACTGAAAAACCACCAACGGGGCAGTTTGATCATAGGTCCCTTATTGGTTATTTGCACTGGGAGAAGGAATCTTCAAGAATGTTGGAAGAAGAAAGGGTTCCGGTGACACTTCTACCATCAGAG AGACATTTAGCAATGGCCAAGGCAGAAGAAACAGTAAGTCAAAAGGACAATGATGTAGTGAAAGAAGATTCATCCAAAACAGTAGAAGCCAACAACGAGGAAATTGAAGAAAATAAGGTTCTGGAAGAAAATAAGGTTCTGGAAGAAAACACGGTCCTGGAAGAAAATAAGGTTCTGGAAGAAAACACG GTTCTGGAAGAAGATAAGGTTCTCGAAGAAACACCCGAAATTGTGACAGAAGCTAACGAAGAAGTTCCAGAAAACATCTGTAAATCTGTCTTGGAATCAGACTCCACAAGCAATACTGAAAGTGTAGAGCAAAACCATGAAAGTCCATCAACTTTGACACAAGATGAAGTGATATCCACAGCAGATGAAAAAGAGTCAGACCCCGAACCTGACAAGAACTGTGTTGGGAAAGCTGAGAATGCGTTCGATCCTCCTGACCTAAGTGCCATTAAAAAGCAGATCGAGAAAGTGTCCAAACTCAACATCCCGAAGAAGTTGGCCGTCGATGCTAGCTTTATTAAGATGAGCGCAAGGCCTTCAGGCAATCAAACCAATTTAGACAGGACACTTCAAAATATCCGGGAGAACAATCCAGATATAAAAGAGGTCAACCTGAATAATATTGAGAACATACCAAGAGAAATGTTGGTTGACTTTGTAAACGCCTTGAAGAAAAACAAGCACGTGAAAACCTTTAGCATGGCAAACGTTGGAGCGGATGAAAACGTGGCTTTTGCGATTGCCAATATGTTACGTGAGAATAGAAGCATCACAACGTTGAATATCGAGTCCAACTTTATCTCTGGCAAAGGGATTATAGCCATTATTAGATGTCTGCAGTTTAATGAGTACTTAACCGAGCTACGATTCCATAATCAGAGACACATGCTTGGTCACCATGCGGAGATGGAGATTTCAAGACTCTTGAAGGCCAACAACACTTTGTTGAAGATGGGTTATCATTTTGAACTTCCAGGTCCCAGGATGGTTGTTACCAACTTGCTCACTAGAAATTTAGACAAACAAAGgcagaagaggaaagaagaacaaAAGCAACAACAGATACAAGATCAAGAGAAGATCATATCTCTGCTTGAGAATGGATATGATTTAGGAATCCCACCAGAACTTTGGGAGATGTTGCGTGGACCTCTCGCAATGGAAAGAATGCAGCCAATTCCAGAAGAACCAACGCCTTCCATATCCAAAACTCCAAAAACTAGGCAAAATAAAGTGAAGCCCACACAAGTCCAAGAAAATCAATGCAACTCACAGCCACCATCTTTCCAAGAAGTGAAACTTAAAAAGTTGCAAACAAAATCCACTGCCCAAAAGTTAAGGGAGCAAGAAGAAAAGACTAGCCTCAGAGACATGATACAACTCAAGAGGGCGAGACCCAAGACGAGCACGTCAGAAAATTCACAGCTGTCAGAGAAAACCAATCTCAAAGATGTTATAAAGACCCTAAAACCTGTGCCCAGGAATCGGCCACCTCCTCTGGTCAATCTAACGCCCAGAGATGAACTTCTAAAGGATATCCGTCACAGTAACGTGGCCTACCTAAAAGCG gtACCGTTACCCAAAGAGTTGGAGTAA
- the LMOD3 gene encoding leiomodin-3 isoform X1 — protein sequence MSQQSQDSDIDELFEDIDEDAILANLSPEELRELQTEMDVLAPDPKVPVGMIQKDQTEKPPTGQFDHRSLIGYLHWEKESSRMLEEERVPVTLLPSERHLAMAKAEETVSQKDNDVVKEDSSKTVEANNEEIEENKVLEENKVLEENTVLEENKVLEENTVLEENTVLEENKVLEEDKVLEETPEIVTEANEEVPENICKSVLESDSTSNTESVEQNHESPSTLTQDEVISTADEKESDPEPDKNCVGKAENAFDPPDLSAIKKQIEKVSKLNIPKKLAVDASFIKMSARPSGNQTNLDRTLQNIRENNPDIKEVNLNNIENIPREMLVDFVNALKKNKHVKTFSMANVGADENVAFAIANMLRENRSITTLNIESNFISGKGIIAIIRCLQFNEYLTELRFHNQRHMLGHHAEMEISRLLKANNTLLKMGYHFELPGPRMVVTNLLTRNLDKQRQKRKEEQKQQQIQDQEKIISLLENGYDLGIPPELWEMLRGPLAMERMQPIPEEPTPSISKTPKTRQNKVKPTQVQENQCNSQPPSFQEVKLKKLQTKSTAQKLREQEEKTSLRDMIQLKRARPKTSTSENSQLSEKTNLKDVIKTLKPVPRNRPPPLVNLTPRDELLKDIRHSNVAYLKAVPLPKELE from the exons ATGTCCCAACAAAGCCAAGATTCGGATATCGACGAGTTGTTTGAGGATATTGACGAAGATGCAATTTTAGCAAATTTGTCTCCGGAAGAACTTAGGGAACTCCAGACCGAAATGGATGTTCTGGCGCCAGATCCAAAAGTACCAGTCGGGATGATACAGAAGGACCAGACTGAAAAACCACCAACGGGGCAGTTTGATCATAGGTCCCTTATTGGTTATTTGCACTGGGAGAAGGAATCTTCAAGAATGTTGGAAGAAGAAAGGGTTCCGGTGACACTTCTACCATCAGAG AGACATTTAGCAATGGCCAAGGCAGAAGAAACAGTAAGTCAAAAGGACAATGATGTAGTGAAAGAAGATTCATCCAAAACAGTAGAAGCCAACAACGAGGAAATTGAAGAAAATAAGGTTCTGGAAGAAAATAAGGTTCTGGAAGAAAACACGGTCCTGGAAGAAAATAAGGTTCTGGAAGAAAACACGGTCCTGGAAGAAAATACGGTCCTGGAAGAAAATAAGGTTCTGGAAGAAGATAAGGTTCTCGAAGAAACACCCGAAATTGTGACAGAAGCTAACGAAGAAGTTCCAGAAAACATCTGTAAATCTGTCTTGGAATCAGACTCCACAAGCAATACTGAAAGTGTAGAGCAAAACCATGAAAGTCCATCAACTTTGACACAAGATGAAGTGATATCCACAGCAGATGAAAAAGAGTCAGACCCCGAACCTGACAAGAACTGTGTTGGGAAAGCTGAGAATGCGTTCGATCCTCCTGACCTAAGTGCCATTAAAAAGCAGATCGAGAAAGTGTCCAAACTCAACATCCCGAAGAAGTTGGCCGTCGATGCTAGCTTTATTAAGATGAGCGCAAGGCCTTCAGGCAATCAAACCAATTTAGACAGGACACTTCAAAATATCCGGGAGAACAATCCAGATATAAAAGAGGTCAACCTGAATAATATTGAGAACATACCAAGAGAAATGTTGGTTGACTTTGTAAACGCCTTGAAGAAAAACAAGCACGTGAAAACCTTTAGCATGGCAAACGTTGGAGCGGATGAAAACGTGGCTTTTGCGATTGCCAATATGTTACGTGAGAATAGAAGCATCACAACGTTGAATATCGAGTCCAACTTTATCTCTGGCAAAGGGATTATAGCCATTATTAGATGTCTGCAGTTTAATGAGTACTTAACCGAGCTACGATTCCATAATCAGAGACACATGCTTGGTCACCATGCGGAGATGGAGATTTCAAGACTCTTGAAGGCCAACAACACTTTGTTGAAGATGGGTTATCATTTTGAACTTCCAGGTCCCAGGATGGTTGTTACCAACTTGCTCACTAGAAATTTAGACAAACAAAGgcagaagaggaaagaagaacaaAAGCAACAACAGATACAAGATCAAGAGAAGATCATATCTCTGCTTGAGAATGGATATGATTTAGGAATCCCACCAGAACTTTGGGAGATGTTGCGTGGACCTCTCGCAATGGAAAGAATGCAGCCAATTCCAGAAGAACCAACGCCTTCCATATCCAAAACTCCAAAAACTAGGCAAAATAAAGTGAAGCCCACACAAGTCCAAGAAAATCAATGCAACTCACAGCCACCATCTTTCCAAGAAGTGAAACTTAAAAAGTTGCAAACAAAATCCACTGCCCAAAAGTTAAGGGAGCAAGAAGAAAAGACTAGCCTCAGAGACATGATACAACTCAAGAGGGCGAGACCCAAGACGAGCACGTCAGAAAATTCACAGCTGTCAGAGAAAACCAATCTCAAAGATGTTATAAAGACCCTAAAACCTGTGCCCAGGAATCGGCCACCTCCTCTGGTCAATCTAACGCCCAGAGATGAACTTCTAAAGGATATCCGTCACAGTAACGTGGCCTACCTAAAAGCG gtACCGTTACCCAAAGAGTTGGAGTAA